TACGATCTGGACCGCGCGCGCCAGCTGCGCCTGGTGCCGCGTTCGTCGCGCTAGGCCCGCCCCGGCGCGGGGCCGCTGGACGGGAGCCGGCGGCCCCACGCGGAAAACCCATCCACGACGCTGGCCGGAACCGGGCGGATGCGTCGCGGCAGAAAAGAGATATTAAAAACATTCAGTTGTAGCCGCGAATGTCTTGCGGCAAATTCCGCATCCTCTTTTGCACCTTGGTGCAAACGTTTCAGCGGCCGGCGCTCTACCGCTGACCGAAGCCGTCGCCCGCATCACCCACCATCATGGAGTGCCCGGAACCTCAGGGCACACAATCCAGCTCAACCATAAGAGCACCGGTGCGCCCAGCTCGCCGGACAGGTTTTCGCCGCTCCACAAGAGCGGCGATTTTGCATGACCAGCGGTCAATCGAAACATGAAATCCGCGCTATGAAATTCGATGTCTTGGTAATTGGAGAAGGCCTGGCCGCCCTAACGTTGCTGCTGCATTTGCCGCCGAGTTTGAAAATCGGCGTCATCTCGCGCAACAAATACGACGAACCGTCGAGTTATTGGGCACAGGGTGGTATCTCGGCGGTATTCTCGGTCGACGACGACCACGACAAGCACATTCGCGATACGCTGCTCGCGGGCGACGGCCTGTGCGACGAGGCGGCCGTGCGCCAGATCGTGTGCGAGGGCGCCGATGTGCTGAACTGGCTGATCGACCAGGGCGTGCCCTTCACGCGCGAGGACGGCGCCATCCACCTGACCCGTGAAGGCGGACACAGCGAGCGCCGCGTCGCGCACGTCGACGACATGACGGGCCGCGGCATCATGCGCACCCTGCAGGCCAAGGTCGCCCAGTTGCCCAACGTCAGTTGGATCCGGCAATACGAGGCGGTGGAACTGATCTCCGATGGGCAAGCGGTCAGCGGCGTCATCGCCGAAAGCCTGGCCGATGGGGACGTCACCATCTTCAGCGCGCCGACGGTGGTGCTTGCCGCGGGCGGGCTGACCGGGTTGTACCAATACGCAACCAATCCGCACGCGAGCAAGGGCGAGGCCATCGCCATGGCCTGGCGCGCGGGGGCGGCCATCGAGAACCTGGAGTTCGTCCAGTTCCACCCCACGGCCTTCCAGATCGAGGGCCGGGTCATCAGCCTGATCACCGAAGCCGTGCGCGGCGAGGGCGGCCTGCTCTACAACGTCGCCAACGAGCGCTTCATGCCGGGCTACTCGAGCCAGCAGGAACTGGCGCCGCGCGACGTCGTGGCCCGCGCGATCTATTCGGAGATGCAGGCGCACGGCACGTCCCACGTGTGGCTCGATATCACGCACCAGGGCACGGCGTTCGTCGAGCGGCATTTCCCGAACCTGGTCGAGATCACCCGCGCCCACGGCTGCGACCTGTCGCGGCACCGCGTGCCGGTCTCGCCGGCGGCGCACTACACGTGCGGCGGGGTTGCCGCGGATGTGGCCGGCCGCACCAACATCGACGGGCTGTATGCCATCGGCGAGGTGGCCAACTGCGGCCTGCACGGCGCGAACCGGCTGGCCAGCAATTCGCTGCTGGAATGCGTCGTGATGGGACAGGCTTGCGCGCGCGCCGTGGCGGGCACCGCCGGCAGCGCCTCGCGCCTGCACCTGACCCTGCCCGAGGTGATCGAGACGCCGTTCCACCCGAACCTCCTCGCCGACCTGCGCGCCATCCTGTGGAACCACGCCGGGATCGTGCGCAGCGACGCGGGCCTGCAGCTCGGCCTGCAGAACATGGCCCAGTTGCAGGAGCGTCACGCCGGCGTCGTGCCGTACGGGCAGGCGCTGCGGGCGCAGAACATCTTCGACGCGACGCACCTCGTCCTGTTGAGCGCGTCGGGCCGCAAGGAATCGCGCGGCGGCCACTTCAACAAGAATCACGCCGACAAGACCGCGGCGCATCCGACCCGGATTCCCGGCGTGCCCGTGAACTTCTGGGCCACGGGAGAAGACGCGCAGCACGCCGCCGAACTGGCGGCCGCCTGATGCCATCCGAGTGACCGCGTCGCGGCGCACCGGCACGCTGTCCGGTGCGCCGCCGTTCTGTTTCCTGCACCTTTCGACCATGTTCTTCCTGTTTCTCCTGGCCGGTCTGACCGCCGGCTTCTTTGCCGGCATGTTCGGCATCGGGGGCGGCGCCATCGTCATCCCCATCCTCGTCCACGTCTACCGCGACGCCGGCATGGACATGACCGAGGCGATCCGCCTCGCCTTCGGCACTTCGCTCGCGACCATGGCCTTCACCGGGCTGTCGTCGTATCTCAGCCACCGGCAGCGCGGCAATGTCGATGGCGCCTGGCTGCGCAAGCTGATGCTGCCCTCGGGCCTCGGCGCGCTGGTGGGCGGCATCATCGCGGCCCGCATCCCGGGCGGGTGGCTCGCGCTCGGGCTGGCGCTGATGCTCGGGTACTTCGGCATCAAGCTGCTTGTCCAGCGCAGCGATGCGGTGGTCACCTGGCCGTGGCTCGAACGGTACCGCCACGTGGCCGGCTTCCTGTCCGGGCTGACGTATTCGCTGGCGGGCATGGGCGGCGCCTCGGTGGTCACGTTCTACCTGACCAAGGCCGGGCTGTCGCTGCGCTCGGCCATCGGCACGGCGACCGGCGTGATCCTGCCGATCTCGGTGGGTGCCATCCTCGGCTTCGGGCTGACCGCCGGCGCGCCGCACGACTGGCGCTGGGGCTATATCGACCTGCGCGCGCTGCTGGCGCTGAGCGTGTGCTCGGTCGTGGCGTCCAAGCTGGGGGTCAAGACCGCGGTGTGTCTACCGGTCGCGGTCCTGCGCAAGGGCTTCGGCTTCTTCATGTTCGTGCTGGCCGGCAAGACGCTGCTGGGCACGCTGAGCTAATCGCCGGGCCGTCACGCCATCACGTCAGCCGGTCGGTCAGTCGGCCGGGAAATCCTCTTCCCAGTATTCATGAAGGTTGCGGCCCGTCTCCGGACGGGTCGCTTCGCGCTGGCGCAGTTCGACCCGCCGGATCTTGCCCGAGATGGTCTTGGGCAGCTCAGCGAACTCGATGCGCCGCACGCGCTTGTACGACGCCAGCCGGCCCCGGCAGAACCGCAGGATGTCGCGCGCCAGGTCGGGCCCGGCCACCTGCCCGGCACGCAGCACCAGGAAGGCCTTGGGCACGGCCAGGCGGATCGGATCGGGGCTCGGCACCACGGCAGCTTCGGCGATGGCCGGATGCTCGATCAGCACGCTCTCCAGTTCGAACGGGCTCACGCGGTAGTCGGATGCCTTGAACACATCGTCGGCGCGGCCGACGTAGGTCAGGTAGCCATCGGCATCGCGCGCCGCGATGTCGGAGGTGTGGTACACTCCGCCGCGCATCGCCTCGGCGGTCTTGTCGGCGTTGCCGGTATAGCCCGCCATCAGCGCCATCGGGCGCGGATCCAGTTCGATGCAGATCTCGCCCTCGTCGGCAAGGTTGCCGTCGGGATCGCGCAGCGTGATGCGGTAGCCCGGCAGCGGACGCCCCATCGAGCCCGGCTTGACCGGCTGGCCCGGACTGTTGCCGACCTGGCAGGTGGTCTCGGTCTGGCCGTAGCCGTCGCGGATGGTGATGCCCCACGCTGCGCGCACGCGTTCGATCACCTCGGGGTTGAGCGGCTCGCCGGCGCCGATCAGCTCGCGCAGCGCGGGTTTCCAGGCGGCCAGGTCTTCCTGGATCAGCAGGCGCCAGACCGTGGGCGGCGCGCACAGCGTCGTCACGCCGGCGCGGCACAGCACGTCCAGCACCGCCTTGGCCTCGAAGCGCGCGTAGTTGTAGACGAACACGGTGGCGCCGGCATTCCACGGCGCGAAGAAACAGCTCCACGCATGCTTGGCCCAGCCGGGCGAACTGATGTTCCAGTGGACGTCGCCGGGGCGCAGGCCGATCCAGTACAGCGTCGACAGGTGCCCGACCGGATAGCTCGCATGCGTGTGCATCACCAGCTTGGGCCGCGAGGTGGTGCCCGAAGTGAAGTACAGCAGCAGCGGATCGCTTGCCTGCGTCGGCGCGTCGGGCGTGAACCCGGGCGACGCGGTGTAGGCGTCTTCCAGCCGATGCCAGCCGGCCGGCGCGCGCTGCGCACCGACCGCGATGCGGGTGAACGTGCCGGCCACCGCATCCAGCTTGACGCAATCGGTGGCGCCGACCACGACATGCCCGACCTCGCCCATGGCGATGCGCTCGCGCAGGTCGTCGGCGGTCAGCAGCGTGGTGGCGGGAATGATGACCGCGCCCAGCTTCATGCAGGCGAGCATCACATCCCACAGCGCCGGCACGTTGCCGAGCATCAGCATGACGCGGTCGCCGCGCCGCACGCCGAGCGCGCGCAGGTGGTTGGCCACGCGCGCCGAGCGCTCGGCCATCTGCGCGAACGACAGCCGCGTCTGGCCGCCCTGCTCGTCGAGCACCCACAGGGCGGTGGCATCGTTGCCGCGCGCCATGCCGTCGAAATAGTCGAGCGCCCAGTTGAAGCAATCCAGTGCCGGCCATGCGAAATCGCGCACGGCGGTGTCGTAGTCCTCCCGATGCGCGAGCAGCGTGTCGCGACACCGGAGGAATGCCTCCAGCGATGTCATGCCTGGTCTCCTGAGGTTGGACTGCGCCGCGTTCCGGGCGCGGATCGGCCTGCAACGGCAAACGGCAACGGACAACAACCGGATCGGGACACGCCGCCGGGGCGCGCGCTCATTGCGAGCGCGGCGGAAAACGCAGCGAACGGCCGCCGCCCAGGCTCAGCCAAGCCCAGGCGGTACCGGCCGCCACCGCCGCCAGCGCAGCGGCCCACTGCGCGCCCGCCAGCGCCAGTTCGACCGGACCGGACACCTCGCCCGGCACCGACGCCCACAGCAGTTCCAGCCAGCCACCCGCGCCGAGCCAGGCACCACGGCCGGCGCCGGTGGCCAGCTCCACCGCCAGCAGCGCCGCGCTGATCGCCGCGAACGACATGCCGCTGTGGGCCAGCGCGCGGCTGAACACCGGCAACTCATACAGCGGCTTGAGATATTGGATATGGCGGGTCAGCGACCAGGCGCAGACCGCGAGCAGCGCGACGCTGACGGCCACCATCGGCGCCGGGCTGCGCAGGCACACGCCCAGCGCGATCCACCCCAGCGCATGGATCTCGTGGCGCCGATAGATGCGCAGTGCACGCGCGGCGTGCAGCAGGCCAATCGGGGGGACACCGGCGGAAGCCATATGCGCTCCATCAGGACGGATCAAGACCACCTCTAGGACAACCGCGAGCACGACTGCAGCGCAAGGGCGGCCAAGCGGATCCGTGGTTGCAATGCATGCTGCGCCGCCGCATCCACCGGGCCGGCGCAGTTGCTTGCAGTGTACTGGCGCGCGACCGGCGGTGCGAGTGCCATCCGCGCGTTTCAGCCGCACTTCAGCCGAACGACGGACAGCGCCCGGATTCAGGCCTCGCGCAAATGTTCGATCAACTGGCGCGCGTAGACCGGCAGATCGTCGAAGCGGCGCGCGCAGATGCGCAGCAGGCGCGTCGCCCAGGCATCGGTCAGGCGCACGCGGCGGATGCCCATCGCGCGCTGCAGCCGGATGGCGGCATGCTCGGGAATCACGCCCACGCCGACGTTGCGCTCCACCATCCGGCACACCGCGTCGAAGCTGCGCAGCCGCACGCGATACTTCAGCCGGTATCCGGCACGCGCGGCATGTCCCGCCAGGTAGGCCTGCAGTGCGTTGTCGCCGGTCAGGCCGACGAAGTCTTCCTGCAAGGTTTCGACGAAGGCGATCTCGCGCCGCCTGGCGAGCGGATGATCGTGCGCGGTCACCAGTACGAGGCGGTCGTGCCGGAAAGGGAAGGTCTCCAGCCCGGACAGGTCCACCGCGTCATTGACGATGCCGATATCGGCGCGCCCCTGTGCGACCGCCTCCACGATCTCATGGCTGACCAGCTCTTCCAGATCGATATCGACCTCCGGATGCTTCGCCAGGAATGCGCTCAGGGTCTCGGGCAGGAACTCCGTCATGGCGGCGGTGTTGGACAGCAGCCGCACATGGCCCTTGAGCCCGCGCGCATATTCGCCCAGCTCGCCGCGCATGCGCTCCATCTGCTGCAGCACGACGCGCGCGTGGTGCACCAGCGCGCGGCCCGCGGCGGTGGTCTCCACGCCGCGCCGGTTTCGCGTCAGCAGCGGCACACCGAGTGCGGCCTCCATGCCGCGGATGCGCGCACTGGCCGAGGCCAGCGTCAGGTGCGCGCGCTCGGCGCCGGCCGTGATGCTGCCGGCCTCGGCGGCATGCAGGAACAGGCGCAGGTCGGTCAGGTCGAAGCGCATGGCAATCTCGGCGCGAAGCGCGGCCGGTAAACGGTCAGCCTCAGTGTCAGCCTGAGGCTGGGTCAATGTATCGCAGATTGCCGCGCGCACGCCAGTGGCCGAAACTGCGGCATCGCCAATATCAACGCCCCCCATGGAATCCGCCACGCTGCTGCTGTTCGGCGCGGGCCTGCTCGCCGGCGCGATGAATGCGCTGGCCGGCGGCGGCTCGTTCGTGACCCTGCCCGCGCTGATGTTCGCGGGTGTGCCCTCGGTCTCGGCCAATGCATCGAGCACGGTCGCCCTGCTGCCCGGTGCGGCCACGTCCGCCTGGGCTTACCGGCACGACTATCGCGGCTTCGAGCAGGTGTCGATGCGGGCGATGGTGGCGGTGAGCCTGGCCGGCGGGCTGGCCGGTGCGCTGCTACTGATGTTCACGCCGTCGCGCGCGTTCGACTTCATCGTGCCGTGGCTGCTGCTGGTGGGCTCGCTGGCCTTCACCTTCGGCAGGCAGGCCGGCGCTTGGCTGCGCCGGCGGATGCGGATCGGCCGCGCCGCGCTGCTGTTCGCGCAGGGCACGCTGGCCATCTACGGCGGCTACTTCGGCGGGGCGGTCGGGATCATGATGATGGCGGTGTGGTCCCTGCTCGGCCACGACGATCTCCGCGCGCTCAACGCATCGCGCACGCTGCTGGTGGGCGCGACCAATGTGATCGCCGTGCTGTGCTTTGCCGCCGCGAAGCTGGTCTGGTGGCCGCAGACGCGGGTGATGCTGGTGGCCGCCGCGCTGGGCGGATACCTGGGCGCGCATGTGGCGCAGCGGTTGCCGGTGCCGGTCGTGCGGATGCTGATCTCGACCTTCGGCTTCTCGATGACGGCGCTGCTGTTCTGGCGCGCGTGGTCGCATGCCTGAGCGGGTAAGCCATCATGCCAAGCGCCCGCTCACGCCATCGGCTTCACGGCAGCCCGGACACGCCGCGCTGCCATCGCGGTCCAACGTTTGCGCCGACTGCGCACCGTGTCCGGCGCGGCGACACAGCGGCGGGATCGCCGGACCATGCCGGAGCGGCCATCCCACGCCCCGATCGCTTCGGCGCCCAGCTTGTCTTCCTCTGCGCACGCGGCCTCGCCATCCTGACCGCAGCCGCGGCGATCGGTTTCGGCGCGACGGGAAACGAAACGCCGACCCCATTCCCCACTTCACCGCAGGCGACAACACGTTGAAGCTGCGGTATGATCCGCACCCCGGTGCAGACCGGCAAAGAAAAAGCCCGCGGGCCGGGGGGCTGGCGGGCTTAACATCTTTAGCCTTGACGACGAAAGATGGTCGGGTGTGCTTTGTGAATGAGCATGCGCCGGAATTCACAAAGCGAGGCCATTATAAAAAGGTCATGCCCCCCGCCATACCCCAACGACGAGGGGGGTCTGTGCACGCCCTGTGCACGCTATTTCGCGCCGATCAATCGCTGAGCGCAGTGTTCAACGTTTGCGGTGTCAGCAACCCGCTCGACGCATGCCGCCGGCCGTCGGCGCGCAGGATCAGCGTCCTCGGCAATTCGCCCTGCCACCCCGGATCGAGCGCGGCACGCAGGCGCTCCGGCATGGCCTCGGCATTGGCATACTGCGGCACCCGCGCAAGACCGAGACCGCCATCGCGCACCAGCGGTGCCAGTGCACGGTTCAGCATCGCGGCCTGCTCGGGGCCGTCCATCGCCACCATGACCACATCCACGGGCTGCCGGCTGGCGCGCCGCCACTGGGCGATGCGCGCGATGTTCTCGGGGCAGTAGCTGCAATCGAGCGCCCAGATCTCGACGATCAGCGCTCGCGCACGCGGCGTCCGCAGCAGGGTCTTCACCTCGCCGGCATGGAGCGGCTGGAACCGCAGGACGCCGTCCGCTTGCGCCGCCATCGCGGCGACCGACAGCATCAGCCCCATCGCCACGGATTGCCAGTGCAGGTTCGGGCGGTTCACGGCGCGGCCTCCAGGGCACCATCGGGCGGCACGGCGCCGGTCACGTCGATGAGCCGGTAGCCCTCGGCCTGCGTGCGCCACGACAGGTAGACATGGCGATCGCGCGCCAGCAGTTGCGGATGGTCGCTGCCGCCGTCGGTGCGCGCAAGGCTGACGGGCACGCTCCAGTGCGCCCCGCCATCGGTCGACTTGCGCAGCAGGATCTGCATGCGGTCATCGGCAAACTGCTTCCAGACCAGCCAGAGCGCGCCGTCGGCGGACAGCAGCGCCGGGTGTGCGACCTGCGCGCCCGCCTGCACCGGGCCGGTGAACGCCCACGCCCCGCCCACCGGCTTGCCGTCGGCGGACAAGCGGCTGTAGAACAGCCCCGGCTTGTCCCGCATCACCGAAAACCACGCCATGTGCCGCGTGCCGTCCGCCGTCACGGCCAGCGCCGGGCCGTGATGCGGGCAGGCATCGACCCGCCATCCGGAGAAGGTGGCGCGCGTGGCCGTCAGCGCAGCCGTATCGACGGGCAGCGCCGCCAGCGCGTGATCGCGGATCTGGCCGGCGAAGACATTGCGCCACAGCGCCAGCATGCGGCCGTCCGCATCGGGCGCCAGCGCGATGCGGCAGCATTCGCAGATCTGGTCGATGACCTTGCGCTCCTGCGCGAAGGTCGCGCCGCGATCGGTGGAGACGGTGTAGTAGACCGCCGCCCCTTCATACGGCTGCCTGGCCGCTTGCGCGCGCAGCAGATCGCGCTTGTCGATCCAGGCGATGAAGATACGGCCGGCGCTGTCCACGGCGATGGAGTCGAAGCGGTGCGTGATCGGCTGCCGGTCATGGTGGACCGTCACGGGCGCGCTCCAGGTCCGGCCGCCGTCGAGCGAGCGCGAGAAGCGCACAAACCCGGTGTACGGCGCCGCCAGCGGGCGCGACCAGGTCGCATACAACGCGCCGTCGGGGCTGGCGATCACTTTGGGACGGTTCTCGCCGTCGGTGTAGATGGGCTCGGGCTGCGGATTGATGCGCCGGGGCGCCGACAAGGTCTTGCCCAGATCGTCGGACCACGCGACCACCACGTGCCGCCCCTCGGCCCAGGTCACCCACAGGCGGCCGGCCGGGTCGAACGCGGCGGTGGTGGCGAGTTGCGGCTTGGCCGCCGCCTTCGCAGCGGTGCCACCATGGTCATGCCCTTCGTGCGCGAGGGCCAGCGCCGAGGCCAGTGCCAGCAGCAAGCCGGCCGCCAGCCGGGAGATCGGATGCATCACAGATGCCATTTCAGTTGCCCATAAAAGGTTCGCGACGGATACGGGTGATGGATGAAGTATCGTCGGTCGGTCAGGTGATCGACGCCCAATGCCAGCGTGACGTACCGGTCGATGCGATAGCCGGCCTTGAGGCCCACGGTGAGGAAGCGGCTGGTGCCGCTGTAGACATCGGGCAGCACGTCGGCGTTGTCGAGCGTGCCGTACTGCCGGCCCGAGTAGCGTACACCCACGCCCAGGGTCCAGTCGGGCCCGCGCGCCGACCGGCAGACAGGTTGGCGCGCACACGCGGCATGCGCGGTGCCGCTCAGATGCCGGTTGTCAGGGCATCCCCGATGCAATTATCGTCAATTATTGTATTAGCTATAATTTATACCGCATTCCATAATCAAGTCTAAACGAGGGCGCTCATGGATTCCGACACTGATACCGGCCGCTTCAGCTTCCACCGGCAGGACCTCGCCCGCACCCTGCGCGACAGCCTGGAGGGCAAGGGGCTGGCGGACGCACGCTCGGGCCTGTTCCTGGCCGCGCCCCGGCGCACCGGCAAGAGCACCTTCCTGCGCGAAGACCTGGTGCCCGAGGTGGAACGCCGCGGCTGGATCGCCATCTATGTCGACCTGTGGGCCGACCGCGCCCGCGACCCCGGCCTGATGATCGCCGATGCCATCAAGGCCAGGCTGGCCGAGTTCGACGGGCCGATCGCCAAGCTGGCCAAGTCCGCCGGCATGGAAAAGATCAGCGTGCTGCGCACCTTCACCTTCGACCTCGGCAAGACCGGCCTGCCGCCGGGCATCACGCTGGCCGACGCACTGGACACGCTCTACAAGGCGGCGCAGCGGTCCATCGTGCTGATCGTCGACGAGGCCCAGCATGCGCTGTCCACCGAAACCGGCGCCAACGCCATGTTCGCGCTCAAGGCCGCGCGCGACCAGATGAACCAGGGCGTGGAGTCGCCGCGCCTGTTCCTGGTCTTCACCGGCTCCAACCGCGACAAGCTCGCCAACCTGCTGCTCAATCGCACGCAGCCGTTCTTCGGCTCGCGCGTGACCAATTTCCCGCTGCTCGGGCGGGCCTTCGTGTCGGCCTATGCGGCGTGGGTCAACCAGCATCTGGCGCCCGACAACCAGTTCAAGGAAGACGACATGTTCGCCGCCTTCCAACTGGTCGGACACCGGCCCGAGATGCTCAAGGCCATCGTCAGCGAGATCGCGCTGGAGCTGGGCGAGGCGGCCAGCCTGGGCGAGCTGCTCAAGCGCGGCGCGCAGGGCTGGCGCGACCGCATCTGGGGCGAGATCGAGAGCGAGTACAGCGCGCTGACCGAGATCCAGCGCACCGTGCTGGCGGTGCTGATCGAGCGCGGGCAAGCCTATTCGCCATTCTCGGAAGACTCGATGAAGGCCTATGCCGCGCGCCTGGGCCACCGCGAGTTCTCCACCGCCACTGTGCAGGCCGCGCTGGACGCGCTGCGCGACAAAAACCTGATCTGGAAGGAATCGCGCGGCGCCTATGCGCTGGAGGACGAAAGCCTGGCGCTGTGGTTCCGCGAAACACGCGGCGCGCAGGCCGTGCCGCCGAAGCCGGGCCGCTGAGCCGCGCCATCCGCCGGTGACCACGCGCGCGGTGGCCCCGGGGTCACGGCGGCGGCGGCGCGCGCGCCGACGCCGCTCACATTTCCGAAACGGTTCACCGGGCACCGCGCGCGGCCACGCGTGCACACCGTCCACATCCGTCTAAAGTAAAACAAACATGAAATCGGCCGCTGCCGTCCGCTTTCTGGGCTAAGGTCGCTTTGAGTTCGCTGTTTCGAAGTACGCAGGTCGTTCGTATCCAATCGCAACACCACGTTTTCGGGAGAGAAGACAATGGACGCATCCAGTTTTGTCACGTCGCTGCAGGCCACGCTGGCGGGCTACCTGCCGAAGATCGCCGGTGCGATCGGCATCCTGGTGGTCGGCTGGCTGATCGCCATCGCGGTCCGGGCGGGCACACGGCGGCTGCTCGCGGCGCTGAAGGTCGACCAGCGCATCGCCGAGAGCACCGGCCAGGGCGCGCAGGTCGAAGGCATCGTCGCGGGCGGGCTGTTCTGGCTCGTGCTGCTGATCACCGCGGTGGGCATCTTCAACGTGCTCAACCTGTTGGAGGTGTCCAACCCGTTCTCGCAACTGGTCACCAACATCGT
The nucleotide sequence above comes from Ralstonia solanacearum K60. Encoded proteins:
- the nadB gene encoding L-aspartate oxidase — its product is MTSGQSKHEIRAMKFDVLVIGEGLAALTLLLHLPPSLKIGVISRNKYDEPSSYWAQGGISAVFSVDDDHDKHIRDTLLAGDGLCDEAAVRQIVCEGADVLNWLIDQGVPFTREDGAIHLTREGGHSERRVAHVDDMTGRGIMRTLQAKVAQLPNVSWIRQYEAVELISDGQAVSGVIAESLADGDVTIFSAPTVVLAAGGLTGLYQYATNPHASKGEAIAMAWRAGAAIENLEFVQFHPTAFQIEGRVISLITEAVRGEGGLLYNVANERFMPGYSSQQELAPRDVVARAIYSEMQAHGTSHVWLDITHQGTAFVERHFPNLVEITRAHGCDLSRHRVPVSPAAHYTCGGVAADVAGRTNIDGLYAIGEVANCGLHGANRLASNSLLECVVMGQACARAVAGTAGSASRLHLTLPEVIETPFHPNLLADLRAILWNHAGIVRSDAGLQLGLQNMAQLQERHAGVVPYGQALRAQNIFDATHLVLLSASGRKESRGGHFNKNHADKTAAHPTRIPGVPVNFWATGEDAQHAAELAAA
- a CDS encoding sulfite exporter TauE/SafE family protein — encoded protein: MTASRRTGTLSGAPPFCFLHLSTMFFLFLLAGLTAGFFAGMFGIGGGAIVIPILVHVYRDAGMDMTEAIRLAFGTSLATMAFTGLSSYLSHRQRGNVDGAWLRKLMLPSGLGALVGGIIAARIPGGWLALGLALMLGYFGIKLLVQRSDAVVTWPWLERYRHVAGFLSGLTYSLAGMGGASVVTFYLTKAGLSLRSAIGTATGVILPISVGAILGFGLTAGAPHDWRWGYIDLRALLALSVCSVVASKLGVKTAVCLPVAVLRKGFGFFMFVLAGKTLLGTLS
- a CDS encoding AMP-binding protein — its product is MTSLEAFLRCRDTLLAHREDYDTAVRDFAWPALDCFNWALDYFDGMARGNDATALWVLDEQGGQTRLSFAQMAERSARVANHLRALGVRRGDRVMLMLGNVPALWDVMLACMKLGAVIIPATTLLTADDLRERIAMGEVGHVVVGATDCVKLDAVAGTFTRIAVGAQRAPAGWHRLEDAYTASPGFTPDAPTQASDPLLLYFTSGTTSRPKLVMHTHASYPVGHLSTLYWIGLRPGDVHWNISSPGWAKHAWSCFFAPWNAGATVFVYNYARFEAKAVLDVLCRAGVTTLCAPPTVWRLLIQEDLAAWKPALRELIGAGEPLNPEVIERVRAAWGITIRDGYGQTETTCQVGNSPGQPVKPGSMGRPLPGYRITLRDPDGNLADEGEICIELDPRPMALMAGYTGNADKTAEAMRGGVYHTSDIAARDADGYLTYVGRADDVFKASDYRVSPFELESVLIEHPAIAEAAVVPSPDPIRLAVPKAFLVLRAGQVAGPDLARDILRFCRGRLASYKRVRRIEFAELPKTISGKIRRVELRQREATRPETGRNLHEYWEEDFPAD
- a CDS encoding LysR substrate-binding domain-containing protein encodes the protein MRFDLTDLRLFLHAAEAGSITAGAERAHLTLASASARIRGMEAALGVPLLTRNRRGVETTAAGRALVHHARVVLQQMERMRGELGEYARGLKGHVRLLSNTAAMTEFLPETLSAFLAKHPEVDIDLEELVSHEIVEAVAQGRADIGIVNDAVDLSGLETFPFRHDRLVLVTAHDHPLARRREIAFVETLQEDFVGLTGDNALQAYLAGHAARAGYRLKYRVRLRSFDAVCRMVERNVGVGVIPEHAAIRLQRAMGIRRVRLTDAWATRLLRICARRFDDLPVYARQLIEHLREA
- a CDS encoding sulfite exporter TauE/SafE family protein, translating into MESATLLLFGAGLLAGAMNALAGGGSFVTLPALMFAGVPSVSANASSTVALLPGAATSAWAYRHDYRGFEQVSMRAMVAVSLAGGLAGALLLMFTPSRAFDFIVPWLLLVGSLAFTFGRQAGAWLRRRMRIGRAALLFAQGTLAIYGGYFGGAVGIMMMAVWSLLGHDDLRALNASRTLLVGATNVIAVLCFAAAKLVWWPQTRVMLVAAALGGYLGAHVAQRLPVPVVRMLISTFGFSMTALLFWRAWSHA
- a CDS encoding sialidase family protein — its product is MASVMHPISRLAAGLLLALASALALAHEGHDHGGTAAKAAAKPQLATTAAFDPAGRLWVTWAEGRHVVVAWSDDLGKTLSAPRRINPQPEPIYTDGENRPKVIASPDGALYATWSRPLAAPYTGFVRFSRSLDGGRTWSAPVTVHHDRQPITHRFDSIAVDSAGRIFIAWIDKRDLLRAQAARQPYEGAAVYYTVSTDRGATFAQERKVIDQICECCRIALAPDADGRMLALWRNVFAGQIRDHALAALPVDTAALTATRATFSGWRVDACPHHGPALAVTADGTRHMAWFSVMRDKPGLFYSRLSADGKPVGGAWAFTGPVQAGAQVAHPALLSADGALWLVWKQFADDRMQILLRKSTDGGAHWSVPVSLARTDGGSDHPQLLARDRHVYLSWRTQAEGYRLIDVTGAVPPDGALEAAP